The following DNA comes from Camelina sativa cultivar DH55 chromosome 14, Cs, whole genome shotgun sequence.
GGTCTAGTTAAAGCAATCAGTAACATCCTTCCACAAGCTGAGCATCGACAATGTGCAAAACACATAATGGATAATTGGAAGCGAGACAGTCACGACCAAGAACTACAACACATTTTTTGGAGGATAGCACGCAGCTACACCACAGGTCAGTTCAATGACAATATGGCAGAACTCAAGCATTACAATCCTCAAGCATACAACTCTCTACAACTTACAAATCCAATAACATGGTCAAGAGCTTTTTTCAAGATTGGTATCTGCTGTAATGACAATCTTAACAATCTCAGTGAGTCATTCAATAGGACTATTAGACAAGCCAGGAGAAATCCTTTGCTGGATTTGCTTGAGGACATAAGAAGACAGTGCATGGTCAGAAATGCAAAGAGGTTTATCATAGCTGATAATAGGTTGAAGACACGGTTCACCAAAAGAGCTCATGCTGAGATTGAAAAAGCAATTGCTGGAGCCCAATATTGCGAGAGATATATGGCTAGAAACAACATACATGAGGTATGTCAGAATGGTGTAGGTTATAGTGTTGATATGGATGCAAGAAGTTGTGGATGCAGGAAGTGGCAGATGGTTGGCATCCCATGTTCTCATGCTACAAGTATGATAATAGGGAAAAAAGAGAAGGTTGAAGATTATGTCAGCGACTACTACACAAAGAAAAGGTGGCGAGAGACATACCTTGATGGTATTAGGCCTGTGCAAGGGATGCCATTGTGGCCTAGATTGAACTGGTTGCCTGTATTGCCACCACCATGGAGAAGAGGAAATCCCGAAAGACCTTCTATGCTAGGAGGAAAGGAAGAAAtgaatcttcgtcttcttcaaatACCAAGAAGATGTCAAGGGAAAAAAGAATAATGACATGCTCTAACTGTCATCAAGAAGGCC
Coding sequences within:
- the LOC104743244 gene encoding uncharacterized protein LOC104743244, which gives rise to MAELKHYNPQAYNSLQLTNPITWSRAFFKIGICCNDNLNNLSESFNRTIRQARRNPLLDLLEDIRRQCMVRNAKRFIIADNRLKTRFTKRAHAEIEKAIAGAQYCERYMARNNIHEVCQNGVGYSVDMDARSCGCRKWQMVGIPCSHATSMIIGKKEKVEDYVSDYYTKKRWRETYLDGIRPVQGMPLWPRLNWLPVLPPPWRRGNPERPSMLGGKEEMNLRLLQIPRRCQGKKE